A section of the Jaculus jaculus isolate mJacJac1 chromosome 6, mJacJac1.mat.Y.cur, whole genome shotgun sequence genome encodes:
- the Btnl9 gene encoding butyrophilin-like protein 9 isoform X2: MADFSVSLGSLMQAPLPSSVFFLAHFLLFLHPADVSPEDIKVIGPGESIMALVGEEVEFSCHLSPYQNAEHMEIRWFRSQASNVVYLYQKRQKPHDLQMVQFRNRTTFDDHAIADGGVVLHLHSVVPADEGQYGCRFLSSEFSGEAIWELEVAGLGSDPHVSLEGFKEGGIQLRCSSHGWYPKPKVQWGDHLGHCLSPESEAIIQDSRGLFSLETSVIIHGRAHNNVSCSIQNPLLSQKKEFVIQIADVFLPRTSPWKKAFLGTLVALPLPLALLAALCLYHLHKQRSSQEKMKKQAEKDQGRLAAQLEKLQTELDWRRTEGQAGEWSPFLPLFLTMLSDLP; this comes from the exons ATGGCAGACTTCTCAGTATCCCTGGGATCGCTGATGCAAGCACCTCTGCCCAGCAGTGTCTTCTTCCTCGCccactttctcctcttccttcaccCTGCGGATGTGAGCCCAG AGGACATCAAGGTgataggccctggggaatccatCATGGCCCTCGTTGGGGAAGAAGTGGAGTTCTCTTGCCACCTGTCACCGTACCAGAACGCAGAGCACATGGAGATCCGCTGGTTCCGCAGCCAGGCCTCAAACGTGGTTTACCTGTACCAGAAGCGGCAGAAACCCCACGATCTGCAGATGGTGCAGTTCCGAAACCGGACCACGTTCGATGACCACGCGATCGCTGACGGAGGCGTGGTCCTACATCTTCACAGCGTGGTTCCAGCAGATGAGGGCCAGTACGGGTGCCGCTTTCTGTCCTCGGAGTTTTCTGGAGAAGCCATCTGGGAGCTGGAGGTAGCGG GCCTGGGCTCAGACCCACACGTATCCCTTGAGGGCTTCAAAGAAGGAGGCATTCAGCTGAGATGCAGCTCCCATGGCTGGTACCCCAAGCCCAAAGTTCAGTGGGGAGACCACCTGGGACACTGCCTTTCTCCAGAGTCTGAAGCCATCATCCAGGATTCTCGGGGCTTGTTCAGTCTGGAAACTTCTGTGATAATCCATGGGAGAGCACACAACAATGTGTCCTGCTCTATCCAGAACCCCCTGCTGAGTCAGAAGAAAGAGTTTGTGATCCAAATAGCAG ATGTATTTTTGCCCCGAACTTCACCCTGGAAGAAAGCGTTCCTGGGGACCCTGGtggccctccccctgcccctggCTCTTCTCGCCGCGCTGTGTCTGTACCATCTCCACAAGCAGCGCAGTTCTCAAG AAAAGATGAAGAAGCAGGCAGAGAAGGATCAAG GAAGATTGGCTGCACAGCTGG AGAAACTTCAGACTGAGCTCG ACTGGAGAAGGACTGAAGGCCAGGCTGGTGAGTGGAGCCCTTTTCTCCCGCTGTTTCTCACCATGCTCTCTGACCTACCATGA
- the Btnl9 gene encoding butyrophilin-like protein 9 isoform X1, producing the protein MADFSVSLGSLMQAPLPSSVFFLAHFLLFLHPADVSPEDIKVIGPGESIMALVGEEVEFSCHLSPYQNAEHMEIRWFRSQASNVVYLYQKRQKPHDLQMVQFRNRTTFDDHAIADGGVVLHLHSVVPADEGQYGCRFLSSEFSGEAIWELEVAGLGSDPHVSLEGFKEGGIQLRCSSHGWYPKPKVQWGDHLGHCLSPESEAIIQDSRGLFSLETSVIIHGRAHNNVSCSIQNPLLSQKKEFVIQIADVFLPRTSPWKKAFLGTLVALPLPLALLAALCLYHLHKQRSSQEKMKKQAEKDQGRLAAQLEKLQTELDWRRTEGQAEWKAAQRHSVDVTLDAATAHPSLQVSEDGKSVFARPDPAPGAPSPAPHDPRRFSGQTCVLSRERFSAGRHYWEVHVGRRSRWFVGACLASVARPGPARLSPAAGYWVMGLWNGHEYFVLDPHRVALTLRVPPRRLGIFLDYEAGKLSFFNASDGSHIFTFTDTFSGALCAYFRPRAHDGSGHPEPLTICSLWATGARVTEENDSDTWLQPYELSDPSPGLW; encoded by the exons ATGGCAGACTTCTCAGTATCCCTGGGATCGCTGATGCAAGCACCTCTGCCCAGCAGTGTCTTCTTCCTCGCccactttctcctcttccttcaccCTGCGGATGTGAGCCCAG AGGACATCAAGGTgataggccctggggaatccatCATGGCCCTCGTTGGGGAAGAAGTGGAGTTCTCTTGCCACCTGTCACCGTACCAGAACGCAGAGCACATGGAGATCCGCTGGTTCCGCAGCCAGGCCTCAAACGTGGTTTACCTGTACCAGAAGCGGCAGAAACCCCACGATCTGCAGATGGTGCAGTTCCGAAACCGGACCACGTTCGATGACCACGCGATCGCTGACGGAGGCGTGGTCCTACATCTTCACAGCGTGGTTCCAGCAGATGAGGGCCAGTACGGGTGCCGCTTTCTGTCCTCGGAGTTTTCTGGAGAAGCCATCTGGGAGCTGGAGGTAGCGG GCCTGGGCTCAGACCCACACGTATCCCTTGAGGGCTTCAAAGAAGGAGGCATTCAGCTGAGATGCAGCTCCCATGGCTGGTACCCCAAGCCCAAAGTTCAGTGGGGAGACCACCTGGGACACTGCCTTTCTCCAGAGTCTGAAGCCATCATCCAGGATTCTCGGGGCTTGTTCAGTCTGGAAACTTCTGTGATAATCCATGGGAGAGCACACAACAATGTGTCCTGCTCTATCCAGAACCCCCTGCTGAGTCAGAAGAAAGAGTTTGTGATCCAAATAGCAG ATGTATTTTTGCCCCGAACTTCACCCTGGAAGAAAGCGTTCCTGGGGACCCTGGtggccctccccctgcccctggCTCTTCTCGCCGCGCTGTGTCTGTACCATCTCCACAAGCAGCGCAGTTCTCAAG AAAAGATGAAGAAGCAGGCAGAGAAGGATCAAG GAAGATTGGCTGCACAGCTGG AGAAACTTCAGACTGAGCTCG ACTGGAGAAGGACTGAAGGCCAGGCTG AGTGGAAAGCTGCCCAGCGACATTCAG TGGACGTGACCTTGGATGCGGCCACGGCGCACCCCAGCCTGCAGGTCTCGGAGGATGGCAAGAGCGTATTCGCGCGCCCGGACCCGGCCCCGGGCGCGCCCAGCCCGGCGCCGCACGACCCGCGGCGGTTCTCGGGGCAGACGTGCGTGCTGAGCCGCGAGCGCTTCTCCGCCGGCCGCCACTACTGGGAGGTGCACGTGGGCCGCCGCAGCCGCTGGTTCGTGGGCGCGTGCCTGGCGTCCGTGGCGCGCCCGGGGCCCGCGCGCCTGAGCCCGGCCGCCGGCTACTGGGTGATGGGGCTGTGGAACGGGCACGAGTACTTCGTGCTGGACCCGCACCGCGTCGCGCTCACCTTGCGCGTGCCCCCCCGCAGGCTGGGCATCTTCCTGGACTACGAGGCCGGGAAACTGTCCTTCTTCAACGCGTCCGACGGCTCCCACATCTTCACCTTCACCGACACTTTCTCCGGGGCTCTCTGCGCCTATTTCAGGCCCCGCGCCCACGATGGCAGCGGGCACCCCGAGCCCCTGACCATCTGCTCCTTGTGGGCCACGGGGGCCCGCGTCACCGAAGAGAATGACAGCGACACCTGGTTACAGCCCTATGAGCTCTCGGACCCCTCCCCGGGTCTGTGGTGA